CCCGGGGCACCTCACGGGCGACCGGGATCACTGGCAACACCTTGCAGCGTACGGAATCGTGGTGAAGAATTCCTTCACATGCGGAGCCGGTGCCCCCTACCCGACGGTGGAGCCGAACACCTCGTCCCGGACGGCGTCCAGGGCGGTGCGCAACGCCCCGCGCAGGATCGGCTCGTCGCTCAGCCCGGTCGGCACCACCCTCGGCCGGACCAGCGTGATCGCGGCCACCTCGTGCTGCACCCGCTCGGCCAGGGCCGTCCCGCCGGCCCGGCCCACCTCGCCGGCCAGCACCACCAGCGGCGGATCGAGCACCACGCAGGTGCTCGCCACCCCGAGGGCCAGCCGGCGGGCCAGCTCGTCGAGCAGCGGGCCACCGGCGTCGCCGGCCTCGACCGCCGCCCGTACCGCCGCCGCCGCGTCGTCGGCCGCGAAGCCGTGCTCACCGGCCACCGCGCGGACCGTCTCACCGCCCACGACCTGCTGGAACGCCGGCTTGGCCCGGCGGGAGACGTCACGCGGGATGGGCGCGCCCGGCACCGGCAGGTAGCCGATCTCGCCGGCCGCGCCGCTGCTGCCGTGGTGCAGCCGGCCACCCAGCACGATCGCCAGACCCACCCCGGCGTCCACCCAGACCAGCACGAAGTCCGTCATCCCCCGGGCCGCGCCGGACTGCGCCTCGGCGACCGCCGCCAGGTTCACGTCGTTCTCGAAGACCACCGGGGTGGCCAGGTCGTCGCGGAGCGCGGCGAGCAGACCCCGGTGCCAGCGCGGCAGGTTGAACGCGAAGGTGATGTCCCCGGTCGCCGGGTCCACCAGACCCGGGGTGCCCAGCACGATCCGCCGTACGCTGGCCAGCGGGGCGGCGGCGTCGCTGGCCG
The sequence above is a segment of the Micromonospora sp. WMMD882 genome. Coding sequences within it:
- a CDS encoding ROK family transcriptional regulator codes for the protein MSSTRLPGTPRLLRALNDRAALELLLEQGPLTRARLGELTGLSKVTASQLVERLEERGLVARVGEQAGGRGPNAQLYAVRPGSAHVIGVDVGADRVVAACADITGTVIGRVEQSTRDTDDPVGVVHNAVVRAASDAAAPLASVRRIVLGTPGLVDPATGDITFAFNLPRWHRGLLAALRDDLATPVVFENDVNLAAVAEAQSGAARGMTDFVLVWVDAGVGLAIVLGGRLHHGSSGAAGEIGYLPVPGAPIPRDVSRRAKPAFQQVVGGETVRAVAGEHGFAADDAAAAVRAAVEAGDAGGPLLDELARRLALGVASTCVVLDPPLVVLAGEVGRAGGTALAERVQHEVAAITLVRPRVVPTGLSDEPILRGALRTALDAVRDEVFGSTVG